The genomic region GCGCCCTGCCGGAGCGGCTGCCGCCCGGGCTGCTGGTGGCCTCGCAGTTCGCCGCCGGTGCCGCGAACCAGGTGCTGCCGGCGGGCCTCGGCGCGCACGCCGTCACCCTGCGCTTCCTCCAGCGCCGCGGCATCCCCCTCCCCCGGGCCACCGCCTCCCTCGCCCTGTACTCCCTGGCCAAACCGGTCGCCAGGACGGTGGTGCTGTTCACGTTCCTGGTGGCGTTCCCGGACGTACTGCGGCTCGGTGCACTCGTCCCGGACGACCACACCCTGCTCCTCGCGGCGGGCGGCGCGCTGCTCGCGCTGGCCGCGACCGCCGTGACGCTCGTGACCGTACGGGCGCTGCGCCGCCCCGTCGTCGGCTTCCTGCGCACCGCGCTGACCGACGCCCGCGAGCTGCACACCCGGCCCGGCCGTGTGCTCGCCCTGTGGGGCGGAGCGGCCGCCACCCCGCTGCTCCAGGGCAGTGTGATCGCCACGGTCGGTTTCTCGCTCGGGCTGCCCCTGTCGTGGACGCAGGTGATCCTCGCGCTGCTGGTGGCCGGCACCGCGGTCGGGGCCGTGCCCGCGCCGGGCGGTATCGGCCCCGTGGACGCCGCGCTCGTCTTCACCATGGCCGCGTTCGGCGCCCCCGTGGCCACGGCCACGGCCACCGTCATCGGCTACCGCGTTCTGACGGTGTGGCTCCCGCTCCTGCCGGGCGCCCTCGTCCTGTCGACCCTCGTGCACCGCAGGATCCTCTGACGGCAAGGTGCCCCGGCGGCACCCGGGGACGGCCCCCGGGCGGTCAGCTGTCCGTCAGCACCGCCTCCTCCACCAGCACCTTCACGTCCCAGGGTCCGAGCGGTACCGCGTCGCCGTACACCGTCTCCGACAGCACCTCCCGCAGGGCGGTGGGCACCGGCACGGACACCTCCTCCCACGACCAGTTGTGCAGGAAGCGCACCCGGCGGCCGTCCCGGGCGGTCGCCGAGGTGGCCGTGACGCTCGGGTGTGCGGGGCGCCAGGCGCCCTCCGGGGCGTACCGGTCGAACAGGGCCCGGGCGAAGACCGGGTCGGGGACGGTGCCGACGTAGGTGACGCGCCCGGCGCCGTGGCGGTGCGTGGTGACCGCGGGCCAGCGTCCGAAGTGCGGATGCACGTACGCCGCCAGCGTCTCGGCGCCCTGCGGCTGCAGCCCGTCCGCCCAGTGCAGGGCGTGCGCGTCGGCCGGGAGGGGGAGGGATTCCGTGCCGGTGACGGGCAGCGGATCGCCGAGGTTGCTGAACTCGTCGTACGTCACCCCGGCCGCCTCGGCCAGCCGGCCGGGCTGGAGGTCGGTGCGGGCCCTGGCCTCGGTGTCGCCGTAACCGGTGCGGGGCCCGAGCACGAGATGGCCGCCGGCCTCGGCGTAGGCACGGAGCCGGTCCAGGACGGTGTCGTCGGCGGCGTAGTAGGCGGGGACGACCAGGAGCGGCGGCAGATCGGCGTCCGGGAGCTGCCCGGGGTGCAGGACGCGCGCCTGGAGGCCCGCGTCGAAGGCACCGCGGTAGAAGGCGTCGAAGATCCTCTCGTACGACCGCCCGTCCGGGCCCCCGTCGGGACCGGCCAGCGGCGGCTGGCCCTGGAGCGCCCACTTGCTGGGCCCGTCGTAGAGGAAGGCCACGTCCGCGTCCGGGGTGAGGGACGCGACGAGGTCGCCGGCCTTCTCCAGCTCCCCGCCCAGCGCCGCCAGTTCGCGGTAGACGCGGCCGGGCCGCCCGTTGTGCGGGAGGATGCCGCCCCAGTAGGTCTCGGTGCCGAAGTGCAGGGTGTGCCAGTGCCAGTACTCGATCATCGAGGCGCCGCGGGAGATCAGCGCCCAGGCGGCCTGCCGCCACTGGCCGTCGTAGGCCGGGCGGTTGTCCCACGGCCCGCTGATGGCCTGCGCGTTGGTCTCGGTGACCAGGAACGGCTCCTGGCGTGAGGAGTACATGCGGTCGGCGCTGCGGTACAGCGCCCAGGTGCCGTTGGTCGTCCAGTTCTGCCCGGCGCCGCCCGGGTCGGGCAGCGCGAGGGCGTCCTGCATCGTGTAGTACGGGTTGCCCGCGGTGACGTCGAGGCGGTCGGTGAGCCGGTCGTCCTCGACGCCCTGGCGGTCGTAGGAGATGCAGGTCGTGACGAACTGGCCGGGGAGGGCGTACTCGCGGACGATGTCGGCCTGCCAGGCGATGAACTCGGTGGTGAGCCGGGCCTGGAAGCGCCGCCACGCCAGGTCGTACTGCGGCTGGGCGTTGCCGTCCGGGGTCCACAGGTCCGCCCAGGTGGACAGCCGGTGCGACCAGTAGACCAGGCCCCACTCGCGGTTCAGGGTCTCCACGTCGCCGTACTGCTCACGCAGTTCGTCGGTGAAGCGCTGGAAGACGCCGTGGTTGTGGAAGAGGTGCAGGCCGGGTTCGTTGTCGACCTGGTAGCCGATGACCGCCGGGTGGTCGGCGTACCGTTCGGTGATCCTGCGGATGATCCGCTCGGCGTGGAAGCGGAACGCCGGGTGGGTGAAGTCGACCTCCTGCCGGGCGCCCCAGCCGATGCGCTCACCGGTGCGGCTCTCCCCGGCGATCTCCGGGTACTGCCGGGCCAGCCAGGGCGGTACCGCGTACGTGGGCGTCCCGAGGATGACGGAGATGCCCCGCTCGTGGGCGCCGTCCAGGATCGGCTGGAGCCAGTCGAGGTCGAAGCGGCCGTTCTCGGGCTCCCAGGTGGACCAGACGGACTCGCCGACGCGGATCACCGAGAAGCGGGCCTCGGCCATCAGGTCGAGGTCGTCCTTGAGGCGATCGCAGGGCTGGTACTCGTGGTAGTAGGCGGCGCCGAACAGGACGCGCCGAGGCAGCTCGAACATTCTTCTCCTTCAGCTGGACCGAGCGGGCGTCAGCCCTTGACCGCGCCCGTGGACAGGCCTTCGAGCAGCTGTTTGCGCAGCAGCACGAAGAGGGCGACGGCGGGCAGGACGGCGAGGACGGCTCCGGCGAGCACGAGGTCGTACTGCCGTTGCTCCGACACGAACAGGGTCTGCAGGCCGAGCGGCAGGGTGTACTGGGAGCTGTCGGAGACCAGCACCAGCGGCCACAGGAAGCTGTTGTAGCTCTGGAGGAACTGCCAGACGGCCAGGGCGCCCAGCGCGGGCCGCAGCAGCGGCAGCACGATGGTCCGGAAGATGCCGAACTCGCTCGCCCCGTCGATCCGGGCGGCCTCCAGCACCGAGTCCGGGATGGACTGCACGATGTACTGCTGCATCATGAAGATCCCGAACGCGGGCGCGACCCACGGCACGATCAGCGCGAACCACGGACTGCCGAGCCCGGTCTTGACCAGGACCACGAAGAGCGGCACGAGGATCACCGCGAACGGGATCGACAACGAGCTGAACATGACGTCGAACAGCAGCCGCTTGCCGGCGAAGCGGAACTTGGCGAAGCCGTAGCCGGCCAGCGCGCACACGAAGACGGACACGGTGGTGGCGACGACGGCGACGACCGTGCTCATCAGGAACCAGCGGCCGAAGGGCTGGTCGGTGAGCAGGGTCCGGTAGTTGTCGAGGGTGAACGGGTCGGGGACGAACTCCGGCGGGTAGCCGAAGATGTCGCCGCGCGGTTTGAACGAGCCGCTCAGCGCCCACAGCAGCGGGGCGAGGAAGCCCAGGAGCAGCAGGACGAGTGCGCCGTAGAGAGGTGCGCGGGTGCGGGTCATGAGGCGGCCCTCCCGATGCCGAGGAGACGGTTGAAGAGCCGGCTGAGGCCGAAGACGAGGACGAAGAGGACGACGGCCGCGGCGGCGGCGTAGCCGAACTGCTGGCGCTGGAAGGCCGCCCGGTAGATGAACATGGTCACGGAGAGGGTGGACTCGGCCGGCCCGCCGCCGGTCAGCAGGTACGGCTCCTCGAAGATCTGGGCCGCGCCGATGAAGGACGTGACGACGACGAACGCCGTCACCGGCTTCAGCGCCGGCAGGGTGACGGTGGTGAAGATGCGCAGCCGCCCGGCGCCGTCGAGGGCGGCGGCCTCGTACAGCTCCCGGGGCACGTTCTGGAGCCCGGCGAGGAAGAAGACGGTGAGGTAGCCGGTCCAGCGCCACAGCATCACCAGGGCGATGCTCGCTTTCGCCAGGCTCGGATCGCCGAGCCAGTCGACGCCGCCGGTGCCGAACAGGGCGCGCAGCACCGCGTTCGCGAGCCCGAACTGCCGGTCGAAGATCAGGCCGAAGACGAGGGCGACGAGGATGGGCGAGACCACGATCGGCACGAAGTAGGCGGTGCGCCACAGGTCCCGTACGCGCAGGCCCCGGGTGTTGAGGGCCTGGGCGATCAGCAGCGCCAGGGGAACGACGACACACACCGCGACCAGCACGAACACGGCGGTGTTGCCGAGGGCCCGGTGGAAGCTGATGTCGGTGGCGAGCAGCCGGTAGTTCCGCAGCCCCACCCAGCGCGGGGTGCCGAGCCCCACCCACTCGGTGAGGCTCAGCCACAGCGAGGCGCCGACCGGGATCAGCAGGAACAGGACGTAGAGGAGGTAGAAGGGCGAGATGAAGAGGTAGGGCGCCCAGGTCCGGTGGGGGCGCCGTGCTTCCCGGTCCGGGCCGGTGTGGTCGCGGGTCGTCCCGGGTGGGCCGGCGACGGTGGTGGTCATGTCGGTCGCACTCCTATCGGCCGGCCTGGTCGCGGTAGTCCGCCGCGGTCTGCTTCAGGGCCTGACGCGGCGTGATGCCGCCGCGGTAGGCGCGCAGCAGGTTGCCGGCGAGGACGTCGTAGAGGATCGACTGGTCCGGGCTCTGGTGGAACGGCGGTACGTCCGGCAGCAGGGAGCGGTAGAGGCCGAAGAGCCGCTGCCCGCCGCAGAAGTCGTCCGTGTAGGCGCCCAGGCGCGGATCCTCGTAGACGGACCGGCGGGTGGGCAGGTAGCCGGTCTCGGTGAAGCGGCGGACCTGGCCGTCGTGGGTGAGCCAGGTCTTGAAGAGGAACTCGGTGGCCGCGCGGGTGTTGGCCTTGTCCTTGACGACGCCGAAGCCGGTGCCGCCGAGCGCGGCGGTCACCCCGCCGCCCTTGCTGAACCGGGGCAGGTCGCGCACCCGCCACCTGCCCTTCTGCTCGGGCACGTTGGGCGCCAGGCCGTAGTTCTTGTACCAGATGGCCATGGGCAGGCCGATGACCCGGCCTCGTTTCAGAGCGGCCTGCATGGCGGCCCCGTAGTAGTCGGACACGTCGATGACGAAGCCGCTGCGCAGCCCCTCGCAGAGGAACCGCAGCACCTCCTCGGCCTCCGGCGAGTCGAGGAGCAGCTTCCCGTCGGCGTCGAAGAACGCGCCGCCGCGCTGGTAGAGCAGCATCTGGAAGGACTGCACGACCTGGGTCGGGTCGCTGCCCGCCGTGGAGACGACGCACAGCGAGGCGCGGTGGTCCCGGTACACCCGGGCCCCGGCCTCGGCGAACTCCTCCCAGGTCGCCGCGTCCGCGGGGAGGTCGTATGCGGCGAAGAGGTCGTCGCGGTAGAAGTAGACGACCATC from Streptomyces chartreusis NRRL 3882 harbors:
- a CDS encoding lysylphosphatidylglycerol synthase transmembrane domain-containing protein; translated protein: MSRLRLETLPAPLPVAPPRRSPAAARLVRPALALLPLLLVGGWALTDRRAALQGAARLASADPWWLLAAFACTCLTWVAAACVRQGALPERLPPGLLVASQFAAGAANQVLPAGLGAHAVTLRFLQRRGIPLPRATASLALYSLAKPVARTVVLFTFLVAFPDVLRLGALVPDDHTLLLAAGGALLALAATAVTLVTVRALRRPVVGFLRTALTDARELHTRPGRVLALWGGAAATPLLQGSVIATVGFSLGLPLSWTQVILALLVAGTAVGAVPAPGGIGPVDAALVFTMAAFGAPVATATATVIGYRVLTVWLPLLPGALVLSTLVHRRIL
- a CDS encoding beta-galactosidase, which translates into the protein MFELPRRVLFGAAYYHEYQPCDRLKDDLDLMAEARFSVIRVGESVWSTWEPENGRFDLDWLQPILDGAHERGISVILGTPTYAVPPWLARQYPEIAGESRTGERIGWGARQEVDFTHPAFRFHAERIIRRITERYADHPAVIGYQVDNEPGLHLFHNHGVFQRFTDELREQYGDVETLNREWGLVYWSHRLSTWADLWTPDGNAQPQYDLAWRRFQARLTTEFIAWQADIVREYALPGQFVTTCISYDRQGVEDDRLTDRLDVTAGNPYYTMQDALALPDPGGAGQNWTTNGTWALYRSADRMYSSRQEPFLVTETNAQAISGPWDNRPAYDGQWRQAAWALISRGASMIEYWHWHTLHFGTETYWGGILPHNGRPGRVYRELAALGGELEKAGDLVASLTPDADVAFLYDGPSKWALQGQPPLAGPDGGPDGRSYERIFDAFYRGAFDAGLQARVLHPGQLPDADLPPLLVVPAYYAADDTVLDRLRAYAEAGGHLVLGPRTGYGDTEARARTDLQPGRLAEAAGVTYDEFSNLGDPLPVTGTESLPLPADAHALHWADGLQPQGAETLAAYVHPHFGRWPAVTTHRHGAGRVTYVGTVPDPVFARALFDRYAPEGAWRPAHPSVTATSATARDGRRVRFLHNWSWEEVSVPVPTALREVLSETVYGDAVPLGPWDVKVLVEEAVLTDS
- a CDS encoding carbohydrate ABC transporter permease produces the protein MTRTRAPLYGALVLLLLGFLAPLLWALSGSFKPRGDIFGYPPEFVPDPFTLDNYRTLLTDQPFGRWFLMSTVVAVVATTVSVFVCALAGYGFAKFRFAGKRLLFDVMFSSLSIPFAVILVPLFVVLVKTGLGSPWFALIVPWVAPAFGIFMMQQYIVQSIPDSVLEAARIDGASEFGIFRTIVLPLLRPALGALAVWQFLQSYNSFLWPLVLVSDSSQYTLPLGLQTLFVSEQRQYDLVLAGAVLAVLPAVALFVLLRKQLLEGLSTGAVKG
- a CDS encoding carbohydrate ABC transporter permease, which gives rise to MTTTVAGPPGTTRDHTGPDREARRPHRTWAPYLFISPFYLLYVLFLLIPVGASLWLSLTEWVGLGTPRWVGLRNYRLLATDISFHRALGNTAVFVLVAVCVVVPLALLIAQALNTRGLRVRDLWRTAYFVPIVVSPILVALVFGLIFDRQFGLANAVLRALFGTGGVDWLGDPSLAKASIALVMLWRWTGYLTVFFLAGLQNVPRELYEAAALDGAGRLRIFTTVTLPALKPVTAFVVVTSFIGAAQIFEEPYLLTGGGPAESTLSVTMFIYRAAFQRQQFGYAAAAAVVLFVLVFGLSRLFNRLLGIGRAAS
- a CDS encoding ABC transporter substrate-binding protein, which translates into the protein MYTPMPPSPPTRRALLRGALGLGTAAALSACGGAGTTPRTSGDVTLSLWTHDPGYEEFFVKGVPEADRATDFRYHLKVTRSGPPDIVTKLLAQAVAGRGTPDLVGFEIGSFPRMLRGDISERLLHDLTADVEAVPGLKDDLLPARTAPFSKDGRLYAFDSDTPMVVYFYRDDLFAAYDLPADAATWEEFAEAGARVYRDHRASLCVVSTAGSDPTQVVQSFQMLLYQRGGAFFDADGKLLLDSPEAEEVLRFLCEGLRSGFVIDVSDYYGAAMQAALKRGRVIGLPMAIWYKNYGLAPNVPEQKGRWRVRDLPRFSKGGGVTAALGGTGFGVVKDKANTRAATEFLFKTWLTHDGQVRRFTETGYLPTRRSVYEDPRLGAYTDDFCGGQRLFGLYRSLLPDVPPFHQSPDQSILYDVLAGNLLRAYRGGITPRQALKQTAADYRDQAGR